TAATTTGCTTCGCTTCTTCGAGTGTCTTACCCTTTGCCAATTCTGTAACTATGGAAGCAGTAGCAATATTAGAAGCACATCCGTAGGATTTAAACTTAATGTCCACAATTCTTTTGCTTTCAGGGTCAACCTTCAGAAAGAGCTGAACCATATCACCACAGGCAGGAGAACCTTCCGTTGCTTTTGCATCGGCATCTGGAATCTCCCCAACATTTTTCGGGTGAACAAACAACTCAATTAACTTTTTAGAATAGGGTAAACTCATATCAATTTCCTCCCAGCGGGCTTAGTTCCCTCAAACTCTTAATCACTTCTTCCAAAACTAACACCGTGTAATCCATCTCCTCCTTAGTATTATATTTACTCAAGGAAAACCTGATTGAACCGTGGGCATCTTCATGGCTATGCCCCATAGCCATTATAACATACGAAGGTTCAAGTCCTCGTGAAAAACACGCAGAGCCGGAAATAACAGCAACCCCCTTCATGTCCATATAGAGGACCACCGACTCTCCCTCAACATATTTAAAGGATAAATTGAGATTTGCTGGATGCCTTCTGGAAAAATCTGAAGGACCAATTAAAACCACTTCTGGAATACTTGAAATAATTCGTTTATAAAGATAATCTCTTAAGTTCCTCACCTTTTCAACCTCATCCCAGCTTAAAATCTCGACAGCCTTTGCAAATCCCACAATTCCGTGTATGTTTGGTGTTCCGCCCCTCAAATTAAACTCTGCATACCCGCCATCCATCTGCTTTTCTATTGAAACGCCCTTTTTAACGTAAAGTGCTCCTATTCCCTTTGGCCCGTGAATCTTGTGGGCGGTAAAACTTGCAAGGTCAACCCTCAATTCTTTCACATTAAAAGGAATCCAGCCTATACCATAGGTCGCATCCGTGTGAATAAAAGTCTCCGGATTCTTCGACTTTACAATTTTCACTACTTCTTCAAGAGGCTGAATAGT
The window above is part of the bacterium genome. Proteins encoded here:
- a CDS encoding cysteine desulfurase family protein, with the protein product MNVYLDNASSTRLDERVVEAIMKTFYEDIALPLSEFVHTPGQRVKELIEESRKKIASFVGAESSEIIFTSGGTEANNLAIKGIAYARAKKGKHVVTTAVEGRSVLDSVRRLEKSGFRVDIVPVDRYGFVDLDALERAVSGDTILVSVQMVNDEVGTIQPLEEVVKIVKSKNPETFIHTDATYGIGWIPFNVKELRVDLASFTAHKIHGPKGIGALYVKKGVSIEKQMDGGYAEFNLRGGTPNIHGIVGFAKAVEILSWDEVEKVRNLRDYLYKRIISSIPEVVLIGPSDFSRRHPANLNLSFKYVEGESVVLYMDMKGVAVISGSACFSRGLEPSYVIMAMGHSHEDAHGSIRFSLSKYNTKEEMDYTVLVLEEVIKSLRELSPLGGN